A genomic region of Pithys albifrons albifrons isolate INPA30051 chromosome 20, PitAlb_v1, whole genome shotgun sequence contains the following coding sequences:
- the FAM163B gene encoding protein FAM163B gives MTAGTVVITGGILATVILLCIIAVLCYCRLQYYCCKKDESEEDEEEPDFAVHSHIPPLHCNRNVVLTNGPSLYTSSPFTKKTTPTRSSCPGCGPYEPPTFFLQEPPEELHNGGDRVSYKTVSQEDLELPVSVSNLQALNPNRLSAMREAFSRSRSISTDV, from the exons ATGACAGCCGGGACCGTGGTCATCACAGGTGGAATATTAGCGACTGTCATTTTACTTTGTATCATCGCCGTCCTCTGCTACTGTAGGCTCCAG TATTACTGCTGCAAGAAGGATGAATccgaggaggatgaggaggagccCGACTTCGCTGTGCATTCCCACATCCCGCCGCTCCATTGCAACCGCAACGTAGTGCTGACCAACGGCCCGTCCCTCTACACCTCATCCCCCTTCACCAAGAAGACAACCCCAACGCGGtccagctgccctggctgtggccCCTACGAGCCCCCCACCTTCTTCCTTCAGGAGCCCCCCGAGGAGCTGCACAATGGGGGTGACCGTGTGAGCTACAAGACGGTGAGCCAGGAGGATCTGGAACTGCCGGTGAGCGTGTCCAACCTGCAGGCTCTGAACCCCAACCGGCTCTCGGCCATGCGGGAGGCCTTCTCCCGCAGCCGCAGCATCAGCACCGATGTGTGA